TGAAATTTAATCCATATTTCCAACCAACTGCTATACTATAACACAAAAAAACCTTAATATAAAGTACTTTAAAAAAATTACTTTAATATTAAGGTTTTTTAATTTATTTTAGTTTATATTATATTTATTTTGATAAATTATTAATATTTTTCTTTATAAAATATCTAATTAAATTTTCTAATAATCCATATCCCTAACACATGCAAAACCTACTAAACCTGGTCCACTATGAGCTCCTGAAACTGGGCTTATACATCCCCCAAGCATAGAGAAAGTAACATTAGGTAAACTTTTAAGCTTCTCAAAAACAGCCTTAGCTTCTTCTTCTGCATTTCCATGCATAACATAAACTTTACATTTACCTTTTTCCAAAAATTCTTTAGCTATATCTATAAGTTTAGCTAGAGATTGTTTTCTTCCCCTTACTTTTGTATATGTATAATATTTTCCATCTTCATTATCTATAGAAATTATAGGTTTAATATTTAAAAGTTCTGCTATAGTTCCAGCAACTTTTCCTATTCTTCCACCCTTTTTCAAATATTCAAGAGTTCCAACTACAAAAAATGTTTTAACACTATCTCTTATTTTAGGAATAGCTTCAACTATTTCGTCAAAACTTTTCCCCTGTTCTAACATTCGTGCAGATTCCATTAGTAATACGCCTTCACCTAAGGATATAGATTTAGAATCACATATATATGTTGTAAGTTTAGGATGATTTTCACTTACTATCTTCATTCCATTATATATTCCTGATAATCCACTGGATAAAACTATAGCTATTACATGAGTATATCCTTCTTCTTCTAGCTCTGTAAAAAGCTTATCCATATCCTCCATAGATGGTAGTGAGGATGTAGGAACTTCAACTTCTAAGTTTTCATAAACCTCTTTAGAAGTTATATCAAATCTATCTTTAAGCTCCCTATCTTTATATATTATTCTAAAAGCTAACTGCTTTATGTTATATTTTTCTAGTATATCTTCTGGTAAATCACTAGTTGTATCTGTAATCAATGCAATTTTTTCCAATTAAAATTCCTCCTAAATAACCATATATGAATATAGGTTAATTATAACACTTTAATATTATATGACAATAGATTGAAAAAAATAAGGTATAATAAATTTTATATATTTATTATACCTTATTTTTTATATTTTATTATATATT
Above is a window of Clostridium sporogenes DNA encoding:
- a CDS encoding DegV family protein, which translates into the protein MEKIALITDTTSDLPEDILEKYNIKQLAFRIIYKDRELKDRFDITSKEVYENLEVEVPTSSLPSMEDMDKLFTELEEEGYTHVIAIVLSSGLSGIYNGMKIVSENHPKLTTYICDSKSISLGEGVLLMESARMLEQGKSFDEIVEAIPKIRDSVKTFFVVGTLEYLKKGGRIGKVAGTIAELLNIKPIISIDNEDGKYYTYTKVRGRKQSLAKLIDIAKEFLEKGKCKVYVMHGNAEEEAKAVFEKLKSLPNVTFSMLGGCISPVSGAHSGPGLVGFACVRDMDY